The stretch of DNA CGGCGTGATGATGACGAAGAAGCTGCAGAAGCTCATTCCGCGACAGCAGTTCGAGATTCCGATTCAGGCCGCCATCGGTTCCCGCGTCATCGCCCGCGAGACCATTCGTGCCCTGCGCAAGGACGTGCTCGCCAAGTGCTACGGCGGCGACATCACCCGTAAGCGCAAGCTCTTGGAGAAGCAGAAAGCCGGCAAGAAGCGCATGAAGATGCTCGGTCACGTCGAAGTGCCGCAGGAGGCGTTCGTCGCCGCCCTGTCCACAGGAGAGGCCGGCCCCAACCAGTCCATGGACATCGACACCAAGAACAAGATTCGTGCCGCCGAAAAAGCCGTGAAGTAAGGCTCCATGATGGAACTGAGCGAAGCGATTCGGGTGCGGCATGCGGTTCGACATTATACCGACAAGCCGATTCCGCAGAATATCGCCGACGAGCTTCAACGGATCATCGACTGGTGCAACTGCGAAGGCAACTTGAATATGCAGTTGAAACTCAATGACCCGGCGGCATTCGAAGGTTTCCTCACCGATTATGGCATTTACAAAGGTGCACGCAATCTTGTGGCCATCGTTGCGGACAAAACGCCTGATTGGGAGGAACGTTGTGGCTACTACGGCGCGCACGTCCTGCTGCGGGCAACTCAACTTGGACTTGACACAGGTTGGGTACGTCAGTTCGGCCGGCATCTCTCCAAGCACGTCGCGTTGGAACGCGGTGAGCGGCCAAGGTTCGCCATCGTTATGGGCTACGGTACCAATCACGGCCATCAGCATCGTTCCAAGCGTTACGATCAGATCGCGCGTGTCCCGGAAGGCACGGAAACCCCGCAATGGTTCCGTAATGGCATAGAAGCCGCATTGCTCGCCCCAACGTCCTTGAACCAGCAAAAATTCGTCTTTACGCTGCAGCCCGACGGCCGAACCGTCGAAGCTAAAGCCGGTCTTGGCCTCTGCACCCGCACCGACCTAGGAATCGCCAAATACCATTTCGAAATCGGTGCTGGTCCCGATGCCGACTTTGTGTGGGGGTAAATATCGATACTGATTTGTATTAAGCTTTTTAAGTGTTGAATCACTTATCGAAATGAATGTCATTGCCGAAAAGCCGACTCCAATCATCAACAATTTCATCAAAGTTTTGCTTGATGGCAGCTTCGATAAGCTTGACGTGTTTTGGCGGAAGATGGCCATGGTTATGAGCTAGAACTACCGTTCCATCACTTTGCAGAACAAAGCGTGCAAGATCCCGCTTCGATCCACGTGCAACATGCACATGGATGCCATGTTCTTTATCAAGAGTGCTGAAGTAGACGCTATAGCCGGCAAGGAAGAATACCTCAGGCATAGGCATATTCTCGGTCGATGGCGCGGAAGTCATCAATCATGGGTTTGACGCGTGCGAACCAATGTTTCAGGAACGGGATTCCTTCTTTGCCGAAGGTGGAGGAAACGATATTGCCTTGGTTGTCCATGACGGCGGTGCGGTCAAAACCCTGCTCGGAGATACGCAGCGAGTTATCGTCCCATTGCGTTTTGATGCCGTCGATGATAAACACATTTTCTTCGCTCATGTCTCCTCCTTCGGGTGTTTTAACTGTTGACTCATACTATTTTAACGTATAGCAGAGTAGCTTGTCTAACTTGCCAATTCTGTTCTCTGTAGACGAATACAACCAGATTTTTCTTGAAAAAGAGGATAAATACAACCGGATTTTATATTGAAACCGGGATGGATACAACCAGATTTTTCTGGTGATAGTACACTTTTCCAACCTAATTTGTCTGATATTTGTACACTAATCCAACCGGTTTTAGGTTTAGCGTATTGACGAAAGTGACCTCGTACCAAGGGTTGTTCTAGTTTGGGATTAGTTTTGGCATGAAGCTGTGTTATTACATCACTTTTAACGTTGTATGCTCAAATATCAATATTGATGGGCTCGGAGCCAGGCGATGGCTAGCTGGGTACGGTTGGACAGAGACAGCTTGTCTAGGATGTCGGTAATGCGGTTGCGGACGGTGCCTTCGCTTAGGTAGAGCTGGGCGGCGATGTCGTGGTTATCGAGGCCTTGGGCGACTAAAACGGCGATATCACGCTCGCGGGCACTTAACGTTGAAAATGCGGAATCGGATACTTTGATGGCGCCTTCCAAAGATGCGTACGATGAGGTGGCCATATGGGTGTCTCGTTCGCCAGCTGTGGCTGATGCGTTCATCTTGGCGTTGCAACCGATGTCTTTTCTAATGGTTGCGGAAGAGGTTGAGGAGGAAAGTTTGCCGAGCACCTGAGCGCCAAGGACGACCTGACCCGCCATCACGGCTTGAAGCGCTGGGCCTACGGAGGTGGCATCCTGCTTGATGAGGTAGCCCTTGGCTCCCAGAGCAATGGCCTGATCGATGTATTCCTTGTCGTCGAAGGTGGTGAGGAACAGGACACGGGCGGCCATGTCTTTGGAAAGGATTCGCCGTGCGGCTTCCAAGCCATCGACGCCGGGCATTTGGATGTCGATGAGCAGCACATCCGGTCGTTTCGCAGGATCGGCGAAATAGTTTGTTATTGCTGTTTCACCGTCGTTTGCCGTCCATAGCACCTCTGCTGCGTTAGTAGTCTCAAGAATCGTGGTAAGCGACGAACAGACGATGGGATCGTCGTCGACAATTGCCGTTTTCATGCCGTTTCCTCTTCCTTCGTGTTGGTATTCATTTTCGAACTTGTGTCCGCTTTCACCCATGGGGCTTTTGGCAGCGAGACGAACACGCGCCAGCCGCCGCGGTGCGGGCCGCAAAGCGAGGTGCCGCCGAGAGCCTGAACGCGTTGCTCGATATCTGCCAGACCCATGCCGCGAAGGTCTGGGCTGATTCCCTTCGTGGCATGGTTGAGCGGTTTTGTCTCTGTTTTGTTAAACACCGCGAGTTGCCAGAATGCTGGGTAATCGTGCAATGAGACGCTGGCACTGCTCGAATCCGAGTGGCGGATGACGTTCGTCAGCGCTTCTCGGATGACGGAGGTCAGGCAGCGAGCCACCGGAGCCGGGGTGTCTTCGATATCGCAATCCAACGTAACCGAAAAATCAGGTCTTACGCTGTCCATCATATGAACGGCTTCCGCGATTTGTGCCTCGAAATCGGTGCCGTCGTCTTCAAGGTCGTGCACGGAGCGCCGCACCATAGTCATCGCTTCATTGAGGCTTGCATTGATGCCGGCCAGTTGTTTGGTCGCGGTGTCATCGCCGGTTGCGCTGGCCACAGCGCTGGCCGCCTGCGTCTGCATCAGGGCACGGGTGAGCAGGTGGCCGACATTGTCGTGAATCTCGCGGGCGATGCGTGTCCGTTCGCGAAGGGTCGCCACGCGGGTCGATTCCTCCTGTTGCTCGCGCAATGAATCGATTTGTGTCGCGTTGCGGCGACGGGTTGTTCGAATGGTGTCTTTGAGGGTAAGCAAAGCATGATGCTCGGAATCCGAAACGGCAAGGGCATGTCCCAACAGTGCCGTAAGACACGAAAGGAGGATTGCTATAGCAGCATCCAATACTGGATTGGTAGTCAAGTGATGGCTGTTGCCGATTGGTGGGAATCCGCCGGAACGGTATACCCAATATGAACATATCAGCGGAAGAATCCAGCACCATCGCATCAACCTGTGCCAGAACTTTTCGGATTTAGCGGACGGAATGACCATGGTTTCGAACGCGACCAATGGCATGAACGCAAGAAATTCAGGAAACAGTAACGCTGGTATGCAGAACAACAGCAGAGGAAGCGGGGCGAAATCGGCTGTATTACCGCTAAAGTGCCGCTCATCGGTGTCGAGCCATTGGCTTAGTGCCGAACAGCAGATGGCGGCAAGTGTGCCCGCGATGGCAATGACGTTGAACGAGCCATGTTGTCTCGCCGCCTCAAGCAGGGCGCAGCAAAGCAACAGGCCCGCTCTGGCTGCGTCCTCAAGATAGCGTCTGTTCACGATTCGAGAGTATCACCCAGTCTCCGTGCAGAAAACTGAGTCATGTGTCGAAGTCAATCGTGTTTTGGCATTGTTATCCGTATTCTTTCAATGATTTTTAATGTCATGTATGGTGCGCTGCAAAACGTCAAAGGAAAAAATTGTGACAAATGTAATTAGTGAAATGGCAAGAAAATGACGACACTCACCATAACTTTCGGGCTTTTCTACGTCAAAATGGAATCACCAACGTACACAATGTTCGCAATAGATAGGAAGGTTCATCTATGAACGCGAAACAAGACCCGAGCGGAACCGGCAACGTTTCCGCGGTCAAGATCAGCCATCTGGTCAAACGTTACGGCGACCATCTGGTGCTTGACGATTTCGACCTCGACGTGCCGCAAGGCAGGATATTCGGACTTCTCGGTCCCAACGGCAGCGGCAAGACCACGTTGATCAATTGCATTCTTTCGCTTTTGACGTACGACTCGGGCGATATCAGAATCTTCGGTGAACCGATGACGCCAAGTGCCTACGCTCTGAAAGCCCGCATCGGCTTGGTGCCCCAGGACGTCGCGGTACTTGAGGAACTGACGGTAGAGGAGAATATCGACTATTTCTGCTCGCTCTACGTACCGAAGCAGGACGAGCGCAAACCACTCGTGGATGAGACCATCGCGTTGGTCGGGCTTGAGGATTTTCGCAAATACCGGCCGAAGAAGCTTTCCGGTGGCTTGAAGCGCCGCTTGAACATCGCCTGCGGCATCGCGCATAAACCCGACCTCATCTTCTTCGATGAGCCGACCGTGGCCGTTGACCCGCAAAGCCGCAACGCCATCTTGGAAGGAATCCAGAGGCTGAACCGTGCCGGAGCGACCGTGGTCTACACGAGCCATTACATGGAAGAGGTCGAGCAGATCTGCGACCAGATACTCATCATGGACCACGGCCGTCACGTAGCGGAAGGCACGGTGGCAGAGCTCAAGGCGATGGTCTCCACCGGCGACCGCATACTTATCGAAACGCTCGATCTCGCCGACTCGGCGCTTGCCGATTTGCGTGGGCTGCCGACCACCGTTGACGTGGATTATGACGGAAAGACGCTAACGGTACGTTGCAAGTCGGGCGAGCGCAATCTGGTAGACATCCTCGACCTTCTGGAACGTTCCGGTGCCAACATCGGCCACGTCTCATCGAACCCGCCGACCCTGAACGACGTGTTCCTCGAGATGACCGGCAAGGCGCTGAGGGATTAGGGGCGCGGCATGTTCACAACGTTCAAGACATTCCTCAAGGCGGGGGTGCGCAATCCCAGTATCGTTTTCTGGGTATTCGCTTTCCCGTTGATCATGCTGGCGATGCTTCATCTCATGTTCAGCGATATCAACGATATGATTCATGTCGATCCGCAGCCCATGGCCGTGGCCGAGGACTCCAACTGGAGCAAAGCGACCGGGGCTGCGCAAGTGGTCAAGGCGCTCGCGGGCGAGTCGAACGGCAAAAACGAAGCCACGGGCAAGACTTCGAGCGATGGCGAAAAGCTCATCACGATTAAGCAGACCTCCGGTGTCACGCAGGCCAAACACATGGTGGCTGATGGTAAAGCCAAAGGCTATCTTTACGTGGACGATTCGGGTGCGTTGCGCATGGCGCTCGCGGATACGACGGTGAATTCCGGCGACCAGGCCGTTTCGATGTCGGTGACCGCATTGGATTACGCTTTGCAACAATACAATGAGACGGGGCGGGTGGTCAGTGCGGTGGCGGCGAAAAACCATGCCGTGATGGCCGATCCGCAAGTCAGGTCGAGTATCGGCGCTTCCGATGGGTTCTTCCGGCAAGCCAGCGTCACGAACGTCAAACCACATCGTTTCGCGCGCTACTATTTCTCAATGCTTGGCATGGCCTGCCTGTTGGGCGCGACGATATCCATCTACCTCATCACGCTTACCCAAGCCAATCTCACCGCTTTGGGGATACGCGCAAGCGTCTCGCCGCTGCCGAAGATCCGGCAGACCATCGCCACGCTTTTGGCTTCCTGGGTCATTTCCTTCGCCTGCATGCTGGTTGCCTTCTTTGCGATGCGTTATGCCATCGGTGTTGGCGTCGCTGGCCGGGAGCCGGCAGCAGTGCTTGCAGTAGGGGCTTCGACCCTGATGGCCAGTGCCCTTGGTCTTGTCATCGGCGCCTTGCCGAAGCTCTCCACGCGTGCCAAACTTTCGATCAACGTTATCCTCACCTGTTTCCTGTCGATGTTCACCGGACTCTACGGAACCGGTGCGATGGCGCTGGGAGATGCGTTGCAGCGAAAGGCGCCTGTTATCGCACGGATTAACCCCGCCCGTCAGGTCAGCGATTTGTTCTACGACCTACTGTATTACGGCAATTATCATCCATTCTTTATCGGCCTGGCCGTCATGGTAGCCACCACGGTCGTCTTCGTCCTGATTGTCGTGGCGATGTTGAGGAGGCAACGTTATGAACATCTGTAAAGCCGCGCTCACCGTAGCCAAACGGCATCTGACCTATA from Bifidobacterium sp. ESL0728 encodes:
- a CDS encoding nitroreductase family protein, whose translation is MMELSEAIRVRHAVRHYTDKPIPQNIADELQRIIDWCNCEGNLNMQLKLNDPAAFEGFLTDYGIYKGARNLVAIVADKTPDWEERCGYYGAHVLLRATQLGLDTGWVRQFGRHLSKHVALERGERPRFAIVMGYGTNHGHQHRSKRYDQIARVPEGTETPQWFRNGIEAALLAPTSLNQQKFVFTLQPDGRTVEAKAGLGLCTRTDLGIAKYHFEIGAGPDADFVWG
- a CDS encoding DUF4160 domain-containing protein encodes the protein MPEVFFLAGYSVYFSTLDKEHGIHVHVARGSKRDLARFVLQSDGTVVLAHNHGHLPPKHVKLIEAAIKQNFDEIVDDWSRLFGNDIHFDK
- a CDS encoding response regulator transcription factor, with protein sequence MKTAIVDDDPIVCSSLTTILETTNAAEVLWTANDGETAITNYFADPAKRPDVLLIDIQMPGVDGLEAARRILSKDMAARVLFLTTFDDKEYIDQAIALGAKGYLIKQDATSVGPALQAVMAGQVVLGAQVLGKLSSSTSSATIRKDIGCNAKMNASATAGERDTHMATSSYASLEGAIKVSDSAFSTLSARERDIAVLVAQGLDNHDIAAQLYLSEGTVRNRITDILDKLSLSNRTQLAIAWLRAHQY
- a CDS encoding histidine kinase; this translates as MNRRYLEDAARAGLLLCCALLEAARQHGSFNVIAIAGTLAAICCSALSQWLDTDERHFSGNTADFAPLPLLLFCIPALLFPEFLAFMPLVAFETMVIPSAKSEKFWHRLMRWCWILPLICSYWVYRSGGFPPIGNSHHLTTNPVLDAAIAILLSCLTALLGHALAVSDSEHHALLTLKDTIRTTRRRNATQIDSLREQQEESTRVATLRERTRIAREIHDNVGHLLTRALMQTQAASAVASATGDDTATKQLAGINASLNEAMTMVRRSVHDLEDDGTDFEAQIAEAVHMMDSVRPDFSVTLDCDIEDTPAPVARCLTSVIREALTNVIRHSDSSSASVSLHDYPAFWQLAVFNKTETKPLNHATKGISPDLRGMGLADIEQRVQALGGTSLCGPHRGGWRVFVSLPKAPWVKADTSSKMNTNTKEEETA
- a CDS encoding ABC transporter ATP-binding protein, giving the protein MNAKQDPSGTGNVSAVKISHLVKRYGDHLVLDDFDLDVPQGRIFGLLGPNGSGKTTLINCILSLLTYDSGDIRIFGEPMTPSAYALKARIGLVPQDVAVLEELTVEENIDYFCSLYVPKQDERKPLVDETIALVGLEDFRKYRPKKLSGGLKRRLNIACGIAHKPDLIFFDEPTVAVDPQSRNAILEGIQRLNRAGATVVYTSHYMEEVEQICDQILIMDHGRHVAEGTVAELKAMVSTGDRILIETLDLADSALADLRGLPTTVDVDYDGKTLTVRCKSGERNLVDILDLLERSGANIGHVSSNPPTLNDVFLEMTGKALRD
- a CDS encoding ABC transporter permease; its protein translation is MFTTFKTFLKAGVRNPSIVFWVFAFPLIMLAMLHLMFSDINDMIHVDPQPMAVAEDSNWSKATGAAQVVKALAGESNGKNEATGKTSSDGEKLITIKQTSGVTQAKHMVADGKAKGYLYVDDSGALRMALADTTVNSGDQAVSMSVTALDYALQQYNETGRVVSAVAAKNHAVMADPQVRSSIGASDGFFRQASVTNVKPHRFARYYFSMLGMACLLGATISIYLITLTQANLTALGIRASVSPLPKIRQTIATLLASWVISFACMLVAFFAMRYAIGVGVAGREPAAVLAVGASTLMASALGLVIGALPKLSTRAKLSINVILTCFLSMFTGLYGTGAMALGDALQRKAPVIARINPARQVSDLFYDLLYYGNYHPFFIGLAVMVATTVVFVLIVVAMLRRQRYEHL